One part of the Leptolyngbya sp. FACHB-261 genome encodes these proteins:
- a CDS encoding OmpA family protein — protein sequence MSKQIEPALMKTLAIIAGVTAAGLWVLGGLVPRWLPNAEPSVSQSVPAGQSLALLGDTFSGYSTFRSPSFQKALKGVGVDLRYADEFNQTKRAELLNQGQSDLLATTLDQFLKQRPEGQIVALIDRTAGADAVVLNTKKYPNLKSLLNLQQLVAQARPQGQSLRMAFAGDTPSEYLALLLDTKFEAFNLADFQISKVADASDAWQLLQDPNSNVAIAVLWEPFVTQARQQGYTVVLSSKDVPGAIVDVLVASKRLVQSQPSTVSKFVETYYQHIDAGIRNTSQLQAQIAEDSQLSTNSAATVLQGIDFFTALEAQGWLTNGTLQRRIGSTAGVLVLAGHLNQVPQDTTSLFTAQFISQAATASQTLIDLVRADNPELADRLIGKSVTAAVPRSLAQLQNAPDIGNLRVRGAVSFAVGSTQLTTQGKQTLNQLAQEIAEFNAQTVAVRVIGHTSHSGIAATNQAISQQRAQVVAAYLRNRGLKHNITAEGKGFSQPLPSLAPNDPRNQRTEIRLIRVN from the coding sequence GCCCTGCTCGGTGACACTTTTAGCGGCTACAGCACCTTTCGCAGCCCCAGCTTTCAGAAGGCTCTCAAAGGCGTAGGTGTGGACTTGCGCTATGCCGATGAGTTCAATCAGACCAAGCGGGCAGAACTGCTAAATCAAGGGCAATCAGATTTATTAGCCACCACACTGGATCAGTTTTTGAAACAGCGACCCGAGGGCCAAATTGTCGCTCTCATCGACCGAACCGCTGGTGCTGATGCCGTTGTCCTAAATACGAAAAAATACCCTAATCTCAAATCGCTGCTCAATCTGCAACAGTTGGTTGCGCAGGCTCGTCCTCAAGGTCAATCGCTACGCATGGCCTTCGCTGGTGATACACCAAGCGAGTATTTGGCGCTACTGCTCGATACCAAGTTTGAAGCCTTCAACCTGGCCGACTTTCAGATCAGTAAAGTTGCGGATGCTTCCGATGCCTGGCAGCTCCTGCAAGATCCCAACAGCAACGTGGCCATTGCCGTCCTGTGGGAACCGTTCGTCACTCAAGCACGGCAACAGGGCTATACCGTTGTCCTATCGAGTAAAGATGTACCAGGGGCCATCGTTGATGTGTTGGTGGCATCTAAGCGGCTGGTGCAATCTCAACCCAGCACTGTGTCTAAGTTCGTTGAGACTTACTACCAGCACATTGATGCAGGCATCCGCAATACTTCTCAGTTACAAGCTCAGATTGCTGAGGACAGCCAGCTCTCGACCAACAGTGCCGCAACCGTATTACAGGGAATCGATTTTTTTACAGCCCTTGAGGCTCAAGGCTGGCTAACCAACGGCACTCTACAGCGCCGAATTGGCTCAACTGCAGGGGTATTGGTATTAGCTGGGCACCTCAACCAAGTGCCTCAAGACACGACCTCCCTGTTCACTGCCCAGTTCATTAGCCAAGCGGCCACCGCCAGCCAGACTTTGATCGACCTTGTACGGGCCGATAACCCGGAGTTAGCAGACCGTTTGATAGGTAAGAGTGTGACTGCTGCTGTCCCTCGCAGTCTAGCCCAGCTCCAGAATGCGCCCGACATTGGCAATCTGCGGGTGCGAGGAGCAGTCAGCTTCGCCGTAGGCTCGACCCAGCTCACAACTCAGGGCAAACAGACGTTGAACCAATTAGCCCAGGAAATTGCTGAATTTAACGCCCAGACCGTTGCTGTTCGGGTTATTGGTCACACCTCGCACTCAGGCATTGCAGCAACCAATCAGGCGATTAGCCAACAGCGTGCCCAGGTTGTGGCCGCCTACCTGCGCAACCGGGGCCTTAAGCACAACATCACGGCTGAGGGTAAGGGCTTCAGCCAACCCCTACCTAGCCTTGCCCCTAATGATCCCAGAAATCAACGCACGGAAATCCGTCTGATTCGGGTCAATTAA